A region from the Ptychodera flava strain L36383 chromosome 10, AS_Pfla_20210202, whole genome shotgun sequence genome encodes:
- the LOC139141936 gene encoding mitochondrial import inner membrane translocase subunit Tim13-like, with amino-acid sequence MDYSSPPAGGKLGVGERDQLIDQVKSQLAIANAQELLQKMSDKCYKKCIPRPGSTLDNSEQKCLAMCMDRYMDAWNTVSRTYNTRLQRERGFAS; translated from the exons ATGGATTATTCATCGCCGCCCGCAGGTGGTAAACTTGGAGTCGGTGAGAGAGATCAGTTAATAGACCAAGTCAAGTCACAGCTAGCGATCGCCAATGCACAAGAATTATTACAG AAAATGTCTGATAAATGTTACAAGAAGTGTATTCCAAGACCAGGGTCAACCTTGGATAACTCAGAACAG AAATGCTTGGCAATGTGTATGGACAGATACATGGATGCATGGAACACAGTGTCAAGAACCTACAACACCAGACTGCAACGAGAGAGGGGATTTGCCTCGTAG